In Chryseobacterium turcicum, a single window of DNA contains:
- the truB gene encoding tRNA pseudouridine(55) synthase TruB, giving the protein MTAEELQSGHIFLLDKPLDWTSFQAVNKMKYKLKREFNLPKKFKIGHAGTLDPRATGLLIVCCGKFTKKISEIQDAPKEYWTEIKIGVQTESYDTEKPEILHQDISKVTEEEVKNALEKFLGEIDQKPPVFSAIKIDGERAYNLARAGEEVEMKSRKTTIHYIKDIEINFPLISFTVGCSKGTYIRSLAHDIGQELGVGAYLTQLRRTKIGDYKIEDATSDFLNNEYSFENYG; this is encoded by the coding sequence ATGACCGCAGAAGAATTACAGTCAGGACATATATTTTTATTAGACAAACCTTTAGATTGGACTTCTTTTCAGGCTGTCAATAAAATGAAATACAAACTCAAGCGAGAGTTTAATCTCCCCAAAAAGTTTAAAATCGGGCATGCCGGAACTTTAGATCCGCGAGCAACCGGTTTATTAATCGTTTGCTGTGGGAAATTCACCAAAAAAATATCAGAAATTCAGGACGCTCCCAAAGAATACTGGACTGAAATAAAAATTGGGGTGCAAACCGAGTCATACGATACCGAAAAACCAGAAATTCTTCATCAGGATATTTCAAAGGTAACGGAAGAAGAGGTGAAAAATGCTTTAGAAAAATTCTTAGGAGAAATAGACCAAAAACCTCCGGTTTTTTCAGCGATTAAAATTGATGGTGAAAGAGCCTATAATTTGGCAAGAGCAGGAGAGGAGGTCGAAATGAAATCTCGAAAAACAACCATTCATTATATTAAAGATATAGAAATCAATTTTCCTTTAATTAGCTTTACTGTGGGCTGTTCAAAAGGAACTTACATTAGAAGTTTAGCCCACGATATTGGTCAGGAATTGGGTGTAGGAGCTTATCTTACCCAATTGAGAAGAACAAAAATCGGTGATTATAAAATTGAAGACGCAACCTCTGATTTTTTGAATAACGAATACAGTTTTGAAAACTATGGTTAA
- a CDS encoding undecaprenyl-diphosphate phosphatase translates to MDLIKAIIIAIIEGLTEYLPISSTAHMGFTANLMGLEETEFLKMFQVSIQFGAILSVVVAYWKKFFDLKNLKFYYKLGFAVIPALVLGYIFDDMIEAVLGNQIAISSVLVLGGVVLLFADKWFKNPVINDEKDLSIKKAVIIGFWQCLAMMPGTSRSAASIIGGMTQGLSRKAAAEFSFFLAVPTMLAVTVYSVFVKTWGKGTLNPMKGYEMILQSQDHITIFIVGNIVAFIVALIAIKAFIGVLNKYGFKPWGWYRIFVGIALLIYFYYFK, encoded by the coding sequence ATGGATTTAATCAAAGCAATAATCATTGCAATCATAGAAGGTCTTACAGAATATTTACCTATTTCATCGACAGCACACATGGGCTTTACCGCCAATTTGATGGGCTTAGAAGAAACAGAATTTCTAAAAATGTTTCAGGTTTCTATACAGTTTGGGGCTATTTTATCGGTAGTCGTAGCGTATTGGAAAAAGTTTTTTGACCTTAAAAATCTTAAGTTTTATTACAAATTAGGTTTTGCCGTAATTCCTGCTTTGGTTTTAGGATATATTTTCGATGATATGATTGAAGCTGTTTTGGGAAATCAGATTGCCATTTCCTCAGTTTTGGTTTTAGGTGGAGTTGTTTTGTTATTTGCTGATAAATGGTTTAAAAATCCTGTTATTAATGACGAAAAAGACCTTTCTATAAAAAAAGCAGTAATCATTGGTTTTTGGCAATGTCTTGCGATGATGCCCGGAACGAGTAGAAGTGCAGCTTCCATTATTGGAGGGATGACGCAAGGTTTATCACGAAAGGCGGCTGCAGAATTTTCTTTCTTTTTGGCCGTTCCTACTATGTTGGCAGTGACGGTTTACTCAGTTTTTGTAAAAACATGGGGAAAAGGAACGCTAAACCCTATGAAAGGATATGAGATGATTTTGCAATCTCAGGATCACATTACGATTTTTATTGTTGGGAATATTGTAGCATTCATCGTAGCATTAATTGCCATCAAAGCATTCATCGGTGTTTTAAACAAATATGGCTTCAAACCTTGGGGCTGGTACCGTATTTTTGTAGGAATAGCTTTGTTGATTTATTTTTATTATTTTAAATAA
- a CDS encoding DUF3098 domain-containing protein, whose translation MSKKTNKFSASDFGNETKVSEENTFYFGKQNFKWMLIGLACIVVGFLLMMGPDANTVDGKFDPNVWNDDIFSIRRIRIAPLLVVTGFVIEVYAILKRK comes from the coding sequence ATGAGCAAAAAAACAAATAAATTTTCGGCATCAGATTTTGGTAACGAAACAAAAGTTTCCGAAGAAAATACGTTTTACTTCGGTAAGCAGAATTTCAAATGGATGCTGATTGGTCTTGCGTGTATTGTCGTTGGTTTTCTTCTAATGATGGGGCCAGACGCAAATACCGTAGACGGAAAATTTGATCCTAATGTTTGGAACGACGATATTTTTTCTATCAGAAGAATTAGAATTGCACCGCTGCTTGTGGTAACAGGGTTTGTTATTGAAGTCTACGCAATTTTAAAAAGGAAATAA
- a CDS encoding cell division protein FtsX, whose product MAKSVEEFNKKRLRSSNITVVVSIALVLFLLGLMGLILINAQKYSDYLKEQLVVNAYFEENYDIKDSAKIAKQEAVAVELINNMEAVKRTKYITKKMATAEAKKSLGIDAEALFEEDIYPASVEVSLKAGYTDSIKTASVLKELKAIPGIKEVKNDTDSQKIYDNLNKILKWILGFCLLFLILAIVLINNSIRLKVFSKRFIIKTMQLVGAKRRFILTPFIKEALILGVLGAAIGLLALFGVWYYFTTAIKTPFVQDTNQYIWLVVSIFGVGLFITVLSTIIATWRFLKSNVDDLYYS is encoded by the coding sequence ATGGCTAAATCTGTAGAAGAGTTTAATAAGAAAAGGCTTCGGTCCAGTAATATTACTGTCGTGGTAAGTATCGCTTTAGTGCTATTTTTGTTGGGATTAATGGGGCTTATTTTAATCAATGCTCAAAAATATTCCGACTATTTAAAAGAGCAACTTGTTGTAAATGCTTATTTTGAGGAAAATTACGACATCAAAGATTCAGCTAAAATAGCAAAGCAAGAAGCTGTGGCTGTTGAATTAATCAATAATATGGAAGCCGTAAAACGTACCAAGTATATTACAAAAAAAATGGCTACTGCTGAAGCTAAAAAAAGCTTGGGAATCGATGCGGAAGCTCTTTTTGAAGAAGATATTTATCCTGCATCTGTAGAAGTTTCGCTAAAAGCCGGCTATACAGATTCTATTAAAACGGCCAGTGTATTAAAGGAACTGAAAGCTATTCCTGGAATAAAAGAGGTGAAAAACGATACCGATTCTCAGAAAATATATGATAACCTGAATAAGATTTTAAAATGGATTTTAGGGTTCTGTCTGTTATTCTTAATTTTGGCAATTGTATTAATTAACAACTCGATTCGTCTGAAGGTTTTCTCAAAAAGATTTATCATCAAAACCATGCAGCTGGTAGGTGCCAAACGAAGATTTATTTTGACGCCATTCATCAAAGAAGCGCTTATTTTAGGAGTTCTTGGTGCGGCTATAGGTCTTTTGGCCCTCTTCGGAGTTTGGTATTATTTTACAACAGCAATCAAAACACCTTTCGTACAAGATACGAATCAGTATATTTGGTTGGTGGTTTCTATATTTGGTGTAGGTTTATTCATCACCGTATTAAGTACAATTATTGCAACATGGAGATTCTTAAAATCTAACGTTGACGATTTATATTATTCTTAA
- the rsmA gene encoding 16S rRNA (adenine(1518)-N(6)/adenine(1519)-N(6))-dimethyltransferase RsmA: protein MSVKAKKHLGQHFLTDENIAKKIVEGLSFENYENVLEVGPGMGVLTKYLIEKEQKLYLAEIDTESIEYLKKHYEKITEDSFVGDFLKHDFAGLNNEQIAIIGNFPYNISSQILFKIIDYYGQIPEMVGMFQKEVAERTAAVPRTKDYGILSVLVQAYYDVKYLFTVHENVFNPPPKVKSGVIRLTRNPKEGLAGNEILFKQIVKAGFNQRRKKLSNSLKVLNIPEALKTHEFLDKRAEELSVADFISFTILWKENQ, encoded by the coding sequence TTGAGTGTAAAAGCAAAAAAACATCTCGGTCAACACTTTTTGACCGACGAAAATATCGCCAAAAAAATTGTAGAAGGACTTAGTTTTGAAAACTACGAAAATGTACTCGAAGTAGGTCCCGGAATGGGAGTTCTTACCAAATATCTTATTGAAAAAGAGCAAAAATTATATCTTGCCGAAATCGATACAGAATCTATAGAATACCTGAAAAAGCATTACGAAAAAATAACAGAAGACTCTTTTGTTGGCGACTTTCTAAAGCATGACTTCGCAGGATTAAATAACGAGCAGATTGCGATTATTGGAAATTTCCCGTATAATATTTCGTCACAGATTTTATTTAAAATCATTGATTATTATGGGCAGATTCCTGAAATGGTAGGAATGTTTCAAAAGGAGGTTGCAGAGAGAACTGCCGCTGTTCCCCGTACAAAAGATTACGGAATTTTATCTGTCTTAGTTCAGGCTTATTATGATGTAAAATATCTTTTTACGGTACATGAAAATGTTTTTAACCCACCTCCGAAAGTAAAATCTGGAGTTATAAGACTGACTAGAAATCCTAAAGAAGGTCTTGCTGGAAATGAAATTCTCTTTAAACAAATCGTAAAAGCAGGGTTTAATCAGAGAAGAAAAAAATTATCGAACTCTCTGAAAGTTTTAAATATTCCTGAAGCGCTAAAAACGCATGAATTTTTAGATAAAAGAGCTGAAGAACTCAGTGTAGCAGATTTTATCTCTTTCACCATTCTTTGGAAAGAAAATCAATAA
- a CDS encoding choice-of-anchor L domain-containing protein: MKRYILRFSLFLLATNIFYAQQIQSRKSVREINLNSKKAGDYIDVNVAPYPESNYTPTQLVTDVLVGTSGSCGTPNISNVTVSPNQPVTNNNRFWGYFNKSTSTFPFEEGIILTTGYARKAGNALEPFTLGDGNGGGSDADLIAAIGVTTQISNAAVLEFDFVPTSSQMKFRYIFASEEYEGNFPCPPTQYDDAFALLLKPNTPGATYTNLAVLPGGAGAVSVPNILPGSFACGPINAQYFGSLSPNATNYNGTTAPLTAEATVIPGQSYHIKMVVADARDSSYGSAVFLEAGSFDIGVNLLDPTGAQLPAEINVCDNVPQVITASTSGPNLNYKWFFNGVEMPGATTNTITATQPGDYKIEVSVPGNPCPGSASIKINGGTTPEAHDGTYLLCATPDVTTFNLNATKASISSNSLTAIFRFYENQADALAQNNGYITNIYNYNGADGQILHVVVSDGVFCSKLVKLTLQREVTPVAQLVSSQFRICAGETITLTASGGVTYLWDNFGGSGNTQTVTLHQSTEFTVYAIGTKGCKSLQPAKVRIEVIPAITTPLLDVEMCVGDNIVLDAGAGNNYTYLWNTGATTQTIVANELGIYSVEIDNGVCKDEFKVKVFAAALPFFTNLNYSDNTLTVTAYSPTINNFPQTLEYSIDNGINWQESNVFPGLLNNTNYTVRVRIKGTSCNGSIEFFTLHINNVITPNQDGVNDVLDLTSLGNFKNFTGSIYDRYGVEMFRFSKESPIWNGTVGGKRLPTATYWYKFNFEYNKSKTQMNQSGWIMLKNRE; the protein is encoded by the coding sequence ATGAAGAGATATATACTACGGTTTTCTTTATTTCTATTAGCTACTAATATTTTTTATGCACAACAAATTCAATCAAGAAAATCTGTTAGGGAAATTAATTTAAATTCAAAAAAAGCAGGAGACTATATAGATGTGAATGTTGCTCCTTATCCTGAAAGTAATTATACTCCTACACAACTCGTTACAGATGTTTTGGTAGGAACTTCCGGTTCTTGTGGAACTCCAAATATTTCTAACGTTACAGTAAGTCCCAATCAACCCGTTACCAATAACAACAGATTTTGGGGGTATTTTAATAAATCAACTTCAACATTTCCTTTTGAAGAAGGAATTATCTTAACTACAGGTTACGCAAGAAAGGCAGGTAATGCGCTTGAGCCCTTCACTTTAGGTGATGGTAATGGAGGAGGAAGTGATGCTGATCTTATTGCAGCTATTGGGGTGACTACACAAATTAGTAATGCAGCTGTTTTAGAATTTGATTTTGTACCTACAAGTTCTCAGATGAAGTTCAGATATATTTTTGCATCTGAAGAATACGAAGGTAACTTTCCATGTCCTCCAACACAGTATGATGATGCATTTGCTTTATTACTGAAGCCTAATACACCAGGAGCTACTTATACTAATTTAGCGGTTTTACCTGGAGGTGCAGGTGCTGTTTCGGTACCTAATATTCTTCCGGGAAGCTTTGCTTGTGGTCCTATTAATGCTCAGTATTTTGGTTCTTTATCACCAAATGCAACAAATTATAATGGTACTACAGCACCTCTTACTGCTGAGGCAACAGTAATTCCTGGACAATCTTACCACATCAAGATGGTTGTTGCTGATGCGAGAGACAGTAGCTATGGTTCTGCTGTTTTTTTAGAAGCCGGTTCATTTGATATCGGTGTAAATTTATTAGATCCTACGGGAGCTCAATTACCCGCAGAAATTAATGTTTGCGATAACGTACCACAAGTAATTACTGCATCTACCAGTGGGCCAAATTTAAATTATAAGTGGTTTTTTAATGGTGTGGAAATGCCTGGGGCTACCACAAATACTATTACAGCAACACAACCTGGAGATTATAAAATTGAAGTGAGTGTTCCTGGAAATCCTTGTCCCGGATCTGCAAGTATAAAAATAAATGGAGGAACCACTCCAGAAGCGCATGATGGAACTTATTTATTATGTGCGACACCAGATGTCACTACATTTAATCTAAATGCAACAAAAGCTTCCATTAGTAGTAATTCTCTAACAGCAATATTTCGTTTTTATGAAAACCAAGCAGATGCATTGGCACAAAATAATGGCTATATAACTAATATTTATAATTATAACGGTGCAGATGGACAAATTTTACACGTTGTAGTTTCTGATGGTGTTTTTTGTAGTAAATTGGTAAAGCTTACTTTACAAAGAGAAGTAACGCCTGTTGCACAATTAGTTTCGTCCCAATTCAGAATTTGTGCAGGAGAAACAATTACACTTACGGCTTCTGGTGGGGTAACCTATCTTTGGGATAATTTTGGAGGAAGTGGCAATACACAGACCGTTACATTGCATCAGTCTACCGAATTTACAGTGTATGCAATTGGAACAAAAGGTTGTAAATCTCTTCAGCCTGCAAAAGTAAGAATCGAAGTTATCCCAGCTATTACAACTCCGTTATTAGATGTAGAAATGTGTGTAGGAGATAACATTGTTTTAGATGCAGGAGCTGGAAACAATTATACTTATCTATGGAATACAGGAGCAACTACTCAGACAATTGTTGCGAATGAGTTGGGTATTTACAGTGTTGAAATCGATAATGGAGTTTGTAAAGACGAATTTAAAGTGAAAGTGTTCGCTGCAGCTTTACCGTTTTTTACGAATCTTAACTATTCAGATAATACACTGACAGTAACGGCGTATAGTCCTACCATCAATAATTTTCCGCAAACACTAGAATATTCTATTGATAATGGAATCAATTGGCAGGAGTCTAATGTTTTCCCTGGTCTTTTAAATAATACAAATTATACAGTACGAGTAAGAATTAAAGGAACGAGCTGTAATGGATCTATAGAATTTTTCACTCTTCATATTAATAACGTAATTACGCCAAATCAGGACGGTGTTAATGATGTTTTAGACCTTACTTCTTTGGGGAACTTCAAAAACTTTACAGGTTCTATCTACGACAGATACGGGGTAGAAATGTTCAGATTCTCAAAAGAATCACCAATTTGGAACGGAACTGTAGGTGGAAAGAGATTACCAACAGCAACGTATTGGTACAAATTCAATTTTGAATACAATAAATCTAAAACTCAGATGAACCAATCGGGTTGGATTATGTTGAAAAACAGAGAGTAA
- a CDS encoding peptide chain release factor 3, with protein sequence MSDLIKEIEKRKTFGIISHPDAGKTTLTEKLLLFGGAIQEAGAVKSNKIKKGATSDFMEIERQRGISVATSVLAFEYKGYKINILDTPGHKDFAEDTYRTLTAVDSVIVVIDVAKGVEEQTEKLVKVCRMRNIPMLVFINKLDREGKDAFDLLDEVEQKLGLTVCPLSLPIGMGSDFQGIYNIWENNIQLFLEEKKQKVGDAIKFDDINDPKIDEVIGEKAAKNLREELDLIQSVYPKFNRDDYMNGDLQPVFFGSALNNFGVRELLDAFIDIAPMPQPKESETRLVKPEESNFTGFVFKIHANMDPKHRDRLAFVKIVSGTFKRNENYLLVREGKKMKFSSPNAFFADKKEVVDESFPGDIVGLHDTGSFRIGDTLTGGEKLSFKGIPSFSPEHFRYINNTDPLKAKQLAKGIDQLMDEGVAQLFTLEMNNRKIIGTVGALQYEVIQYRLEHEYGAKCTYEPLSMHKACWVEADEKSEEFKEFSRLKQRFLARDKYNQLVFLADSSFTIHMTQEKFPNVKLHFISEFKNA encoded by the coding sequence ATGTCAGACTTAATCAAAGAAATAGAAAAAAGAAAAACCTTCGGAATTATCTCTCACCCCGATGCCGGAAAAACCACTCTTACAGAAAAGTTATTGCTTTTTGGGGGTGCTATTCAGGAGGCAGGTGCCGTAAAATCTAACAAAATAAAAAAAGGAGCAACCTCCGATTTTATGGAAATTGAAAGACAGAGAGGAATCTCGGTGGCAACTTCCGTGTTGGCTTTTGAATACAAAGGTTATAAAATTAATATTTTAGATACGCCAGGTCACAAAGATTTTGCTGAAGACACTTACCGAACTTTAACTGCCGTAGACTCTGTAATTGTCGTAATTGACGTTGCAAAAGGGGTTGAAGAGCAAACTGAAAAACTCGTTAAGGTCTGCAGAATGAGAAACATCCCGATGTTGGTTTTCATTAATAAACTTGACCGTGAAGGAAAAGATGCTTTCGATTTGCTGGATGAAGTTGAGCAGAAATTAGGATTAACGGTTTGTCCGCTTTCTTTACCAATTGGTATGGGTAGTGATTTTCAGGGAATCTACAACATCTGGGAAAACAACATTCAGTTATTCTTAGAAGAGAAAAAGCAGAAAGTAGGTGATGCAATAAAGTTTGATGACATTAATGACCCTAAAATTGATGAAGTTATTGGCGAAAAAGCAGCAAAAAATTTAAGAGAAGAGCTAGATTTAATACAATCTGTTTATCCTAAATTTAATCGTGACGATTATATGAATGGAGATTTACAGCCGGTTTTCTTTGGTTCAGCTTTAAATAATTTTGGAGTTCGTGAATTATTGGATGCTTTTATTGACATCGCTCCAATGCCACAGCCCAAAGAAAGTGAAACCCGCCTTGTAAAACCTGAAGAAAGTAATTTCACAGGATTTGTTTTTAAAATTCATGCCAATATGGATCCTAAACACAGAGACAGACTGGCTTTCGTAAAAATTGTTTCCGGAACATTTAAAAGAAACGAAAACTATCTTTTGGTAAGAGAAGGTAAGAAGATGAAATTCTCTTCTCCTAATGCATTCTTTGCAGATAAAAAAGAAGTAGTGGATGAAAGTTTCCCAGGAGATATCGTAGGCCTTCACGATACCGGAAGTTTCAGAATTGGTGATACTTTAACTGGGGGTGAAAAACTAAGTTTCAAAGGAATTCCAAGCTTCTCACCTGAACATTTCAGATACATTAATAATACTGATCCTTTGAAAGCCAAGCAATTGGCAAAAGGTATCGATCAGCTGATGGACGAAGGGGTTGCCCAATTATTTACCCTTGAAATGAACAACCGAAAAATCATCGGAACTGTGGGGGCACTTCAGTATGAAGTTATCCAATATCGTTTGGAGCATGAATATGGTGCAAAATGTACCTACGAACCTCTTTCTATGCACAAAGCTTGTTGGGTGGAAGCTGATGAAAAGTCTGAAGAATTCAAAGAATTTTCAAGATTGAAACAGCGATTTTTAGCAAGAGACAAATACAACCAATTGGTTTTCTTGGCAGATTCTTCATTCACCATTCATATGACTCAGGAAAAATTCCCGAATGTGAAACTGCATTTTATCAGTGAATTTAAGAATGCTTAA
- a CDS encoding reprolysin-like metallopeptidase, with protein MKKQLLAMGIFLISNVFLAQTGRLWKEVSQKNNSEIIENKTNIINPRTYSLDFDNLKNVLVKAPKKFAVRGKSDVIVSFPNSNGNIEDFKVRENSNFAPELAAQYPDIKSYVGVGIEDPSSTVYFSISPLGLSSMEIYANKSAVFIEPYTKDLSTYVVYKKSDKKASLDKFECTVLDVAQKGIDNSNLTARPNADDGKLRTFRLALSCTGEYTAFFGGTVAGALAGMNNTMTRVNGVFEKDFSARMIIIANNNAVIYTNAATDPYSPSAQMNNWNAQLQNTLTATIGEANYDIGHLFGATGGGGNAGCIGCVCTNGTKGSGYTSPADVPPLGTGPVGDTFDIDYVAHEMGHQFGGNHTFSMSLEGTGVNMEPGSGSTIMGYAGITNQNVVMHSDPFFHAVSIQQITNNIKTKTCPVTTNTGNAIPTADAGLDYIIPKGTPFVLTGAGTDSNGDALTYIWEQMDNAVAGQTAANSAASATKASGPTFRSFTPQTVPFRYFPSLERVLLGATTTSSPAGTSSPIVVEALSNVARTYNFRFTTRDNRAGGSGNNSDDAVITVNAAAGPFTVTSQNTAGVVWTEGQSYAITWTVANTTAAPVSTPNVTILLSKDGGLTWPTVLVASAPNNGTYNYTVPGGLGDTVNKARIMVKGLNNVFFNVNLQNFTINSSAVVIPPTPTPGTPGVAPSPIYDGLMIYPVPSNDGYVYIKLDFPKLVPLAPYPFSYTIYSMDGKLVIPKRNRLFFSDHLEKINLTGVPSGTYMIEVELMGEKIVKKLLMLNK; from the coding sequence ATGAAAAAACAACTACTTGCGATGGGAATATTTCTTATTTCCAATGTTTTTTTAGCACAAACAGGCCGACTTTGGAAAGAAGTGTCTCAAAAAAACAATTCGGAAATAATTGAAAATAAGACCAATATTATTAATCCAAGAACTTATAGCCTTGATTTTGATAATTTAAAGAACGTCTTGGTTAAAGCACCGAAAAAATTTGCTGTTAGAGGAAAATCTGATGTTATCGTTTCTTTTCCAAATTCTAATGGTAACATTGAGGACTTTAAAGTAAGAGAAAATTCAAACTTTGCTCCCGAATTAGCAGCGCAATATCCTGATATTAAATCGTATGTAGGAGTAGGTATTGAAGATCCAAGCTCTACGGTTTACTTCAGTATTTCCCCATTGGGATTGTCTTCAATGGAGATTTATGCAAACAAATCTGCTGTTTTTATTGAGCCCTATACGAAAGATCTTTCAACGTATGTTGTTTATAAAAAATCAGACAAAAAAGCAAGCTTAGATAAATTTGAGTGTACAGTGCTTGATGTTGCGCAAAAAGGTATTGATAACTCAAATCTTACTGCAAGACCTAATGCTGATGATGGAAAATTAAGAACGTTTAGACTGGCTTTGTCTTGTACTGGTGAGTATACTGCCTTTTTTGGAGGAACTGTAGCAGGAGCATTGGCTGGAATGAACAACACAATGACCCGTGTAAATGGTGTTTTTGAAAAAGATTTCTCTGCAAGAATGATTATTATTGCTAATAATAATGCTGTAATTTATACTAATGCAGCAACAGATCCGTATTCTCCTTCAGCTCAAATGAATAACTGGAATGCTCAGTTGCAAAATACTTTGACAGCAACAATTGGTGAGGCAAACTACGATATTGGACACTTATTTGGCGCTACAGGAGGTGGTGGAAATGCAGGTTGTATCGGTTGTGTTTGTACAAATGGTACAAAAGGAAGCGGATATACTTCTCCAGCAGATGTTCCTCCATTAGGCACAGGTCCAGTTGGGGACACTTTTGACATTGATTATGTGGCTCATGAAATGGGGCATCAATTTGGAGGAAACCATACATTTTCAATGAGTCTAGAAGGAACGGGGGTAAATATGGAGCCTGGTTCAGGATCTACAATTATGGGGTATGCTGGTATTACAAATCAAAATGTAGTGATGCATTCAGATCCTTTTTTTCATGCGGTAAGTATTCAACAGATTACCAATAATATTAAAACAAAAACTTGCCCAGTAACCACAAATACAGGGAATGCTATTCCTACTGCAGACGCAGGATTAGACTATATTATTCCGAAAGGAACCCCGTTTGTACTAACAGGTGCGGGAACGGATAGTAACGGAGATGCTTTAACTTATATTTGGGAGCAAATGGACAATGCAGTTGCCGGGCAAACAGCAGCGAATTCTGCAGCAAGTGCAACGAAAGCATCGGGGCCAACTTTCAGGTCATTCACACCACAAACAGTTCCGTTCAGATATTTTCCATCATTAGAAAGAGTTCTTTTAGGAGCAACTACAACCTCCAGTCCTGCAGGCACGTCTTCACCTATTGTCGTAGAAGCTTTGTCAAATGTTGCAAGAACTTATAATTTTAGATTTACAACTCGTGATAACAGAGCAGGTGGTTCTGGAAATAATTCTGATGATGCAGTAATCACAGTGAATGCCGCTGCAGGTCCATTTACAGTAACTTCACAGAATACTGCAGGAGTGGTTTGGACTGAAGGACAATCTTATGCGATTACTTGGACTGTTGCCAATACCACAGCTGCTCCTGTAAGTACACCTAATGTCACTATTCTTTTATCAAAAGATGGCGGACTTACATGGCCAACAGTTTTAGTGGCAAGCGCACCAAATAACGGAACCTATAATTATACTGTTCCAGGTGGTCTTGGTGATACCGTTAACAAAGCCAGAATTATGGTAAAAGGATTAAATAATGTATTCTTCAATGTTAATTTACAGAATTTTACAATCAATTCTTCTGCTGTTGTAATACCACCTACTCCTACACCAGGAACTCCGGGAGTGGCGCCATCTCCTATTTATGATGGTTTAATGATTTATCCTGTTCCTTCAAATGATGGCTATGTTTATATTAAATTAGATTTCCCTAAACTTGTCCCTCTTGCTCCATATCCATTCTCATATACTATTTATTCAATGGATGGAAAGCTTGTTATTCCTAAGAGAAACCGTCTTTTCTTCTCAGATCATTTAGAGAAAATTAATTTAACAGGTGTACCAAGTGGAACTTATATGATTGAGGTTGAATTAATGGGTGAGAAAATCGTTAAAAAACTATTAATGCTAAATAAATAG
- a CDS encoding DUF4349 domain-containing protein: MKKFIVLAAVSTLFVMCKKGETTQPQLESAINSADSTAANVGEKINSIHHDAETVFDSANIKIKDFEKTKSEAVEKMEATSKRVDSLSEKISNMKLESKPEKKDSLQKIVVNVPAPKVIRETKIFYKDKPKPVEKISENKMQKTGVLELSVNDAETAKETVKELVKKYDGFVKSENTSLNNNDTKIAYLKVKVPIQKFDYLMDDLSFNIGNVENKGIDVSGQDFVNNTLCDMEITLYGTSEAALAKSKPETFGGKSLDAISSGWNVITSIFLFILPLWPLFLIAGIGYYFYKKKNNKQSENQSN, encoded by the coding sequence ATGAAAAAGTTCATTGTATTAGCCGCAGTATCTACCCTATTTGTAATGTGTAAAAAAGGGGAAACTACCCAACCTCAGTTGGAAAGCGCTATCAACAGTGCAGACAGTACCGCTGCAAATGTAGGAGAGAAAATTAATTCTATCCATCATGATGCCGAAACTGTATTTGATTCTGCAAATATTAAAATTAAAGATTTTGAAAAAACGAAAAGCGAAGCGGTAGAAAAGATGGAAGCAACCTCAAAAAGAGTTGATTCTTTATCTGAAAAAATAAGCAATATGAAGTTGGAATCAAAACCTGAAAAGAAAGATTCTCTTCAAAAAATTGTGGTAAACGTTCCGGCTCCAAAAGTGATTAGAGAAACAAAAATCTTTTACAAAGACAAGCCGAAACCAGTAGAAAAAATTTCTGAGAACAAAATGCAAAAAACCGGAGTTTTAGAACTTAGCGTAAACGATGCCGAAACTGCCAAAGAAACCGTCAAAGAACTGGTAAAAAAATATGACGGATTTGTAAAAAGTGAAAATACCTCACTTAATAACAACGATACCAAAATTGCATATCTGAAAGTAAAAGTACCGATTCAGAAATTTGATTATCTGATGGATGACCTAAGTTTTAATATCGGAAATGTAGAAAATAAAGGGATTGATGTAAGCGGGCAAGATTTTGTAAATAACACTCTGTGCGATATGGAAATTACCCTGTACGGAACTTCTGAAGCTGCCTTGGCAAAAAGTAAACCTGAAACCTTTGGTGGAAAATCTTTAGACGCAATATCTTCCGGATGGAATGTGATTACCTCAATTTTCTTATTTATCTTACCTCTTTGGCCTCTATTTTTAATCGCTGGTATCGGTTACTATTTCTATAAAAAGAAAAACAATAAACAGTCTGAAAATCAATCAAACTAA